From Thermoflavifilum aggregans, a single genomic window includes:
- a CDS encoding sialate O-acetylesterase, with amino-acid sequence MKKITILLVSISISMLQASFAQQLRLPDYFSDNMVLQQRDTVRLWGWADGGQHVWIKADWLSDTLKTQASSGARWEVKLPTPPAGGPYTLTVSNGSQQIIIRNILIGETWLCSGQSNMEFSANWSPITKQQEEATGMQFPEIRLFHVYKTTSLCPQQELRGKWEICSPQTVTDFSAVAYFFGRSLHQHLHVPVGLIEACWGGTPVETWMPDSIFAHHPELATSAAKLPAAQWWPVQPALAFNAMIVPWQFFPIAGVIWYQGETNTNNPQTYAEDFSRMIQSWRRLWHKEFPFYFVQIAPYRYGAPYIGALIREAQLQTYFHVPHTGIVVTTDITGDTTDIHPKDKQNVGERLARWALAKTYGFTDIVCSGPLYDSMKTEGNRIRIYFDFADDGLVIRGKQLTDIYIAGEDQHFLSAQAKVEKNTLVVWKREIDHPVAVRFGFSNTAVPNLFNRAGLPASPFRTDNWPVLSH; translated from the coding sequence ATGAAAAAGATTACCATCCTGCTCGTGAGTATAAGTATAAGTATGCTACAGGCATCATTTGCCCAGCAGCTTCGTTTGCCTGATTATTTTTCAGATAACATGGTATTGCAGCAAAGGGATACGGTGAGGCTCTGGGGCTGGGCAGATGGCGGCCAGCATGTGTGGATAAAAGCCGACTGGCTATCGGATACATTGAAAACACAGGCTTCTTCGGGCGCACGCTGGGAAGTGAAACTGCCCACGCCGCCTGCCGGCGGGCCTTATACATTAACGGTTTCCAATGGCAGTCAACAAATCATCATACGCAATATTCTGATCGGTGAAACCTGGCTGTGCAGCGGACAATCCAATATGGAATTCAGTGCGAACTGGTCGCCCATCACCAAACAGCAGGAAGAAGCAACAGGCATGCAATTTCCGGAGATTCGCCTGTTTCATGTGTACAAGACTACTTCCTTATGCCCACAACAGGAACTGAGAGGCAAATGGGAGATATGCTCTCCGCAAACGGTTACGGATTTCAGTGCAGTAGCTTACTTTTTTGGAAGAAGTCTGCACCAGCATCTGCATGTACCTGTGGGACTGATTGAAGCCTGCTGGGGCGGCACACCTGTAGAAACCTGGATGCCCGACAGTATTTTCGCCCATCATCCCGAACTTGCAACATCAGCTGCCAAGCTCCCTGCTGCGCAATGGTGGCCTGTGCAGCCTGCTCTTGCTTTTAACGCCATGATTGTACCCTGGCAATTTTTCCCAATAGCAGGTGTGATCTGGTACCAGGGTGAAACAAATACCAACAATCCCCAAACCTATGCAGAAGATTTCAGCCGTATGATTCAAAGCTGGCGCAGATTATGGCATAAAGAATTTCCTTTTTACTTTGTACAGATTGCACCTTACCGATATGGCGCGCCTTATATTGGCGCTTTGATCAGGGAAGCGCAGCTGCAAACTTATTTCCATGTGCCGCATACCGGCATCGTAGTAACGACCGATATCACCGGCGATACCACGGATATTCATCCGAAAGACAAGCAAAATGTAGGTGAAAGACTTGCCCGATGGGCTCTCGCAAAAACATACGGATTCACAGATATCGTATGTTCAGGCCCGTTGTATGATTCCATGAAAACAGAAGGCAACCGAATCCGCATTTATTTTGATTTTGCTGATGACGGGCTGGTCATTCGCGGCAAACAACTTACAGATATTTATATTGCCGGTGAGGATCAGCATTTCCTTTCGGCTCAGGCAAAAGTGGAAAAGAATACATTGGTTGTTTGGAAGCGTGAAATTGATCATCCTGTAGCTGTGCGTTTCGGCTTCTCCAACACTGCTGTACCTAATTTATTTAATCGGGCGGGACTGCCGGCATCGCCATTCCGTACAGATAACTGGCCGGTATTGTCACATTAG
- a CDS encoding phosphotransferase enzyme family protein, protein MENISLAPEIYQAFGLDRNRFVAKRFGHGYINRTYLLQSHNGKNRLPESQAYILQKINTQVFTDPDAVASNYRLAAGFLKQHHPDYLFVAPLRTVDEKEYCIWNGEYWRLLPYIPHTVALDAVTAPEQAYEAARQFGRLTRYLQGAPLHQFQIVIPNFHNLTLRYSQLQEAIRNAREERREYAEELIEGFLDYSSIAIHFEEIKTEKSFPDRIVHHDAKMNNVLLDEKTFKGVCVIDLDTLMPGKIISDLGDMIRTYVSPASEEERDFSKIEIRTQYFDALIQGYLDELRSLLTPVEKQSLFYAGLFMTYMQGIRFLTDFLNEDVYYPIQYPEHNFIGPKINSFCYSNSWPDRMN, encoded by the coding sequence ATGGAAAACATAAGTCTTGCACCTGAAATTTATCAAGCGTTCGGACTGGATCGGAATCGGTTTGTAGCAAAGCGTTTCGGACATGGATATATCAACCGGACCTATTTGCTGCAATCGCATAACGGAAAAAACCGCCTGCCGGAAAGTCAGGCTTATATTCTGCAAAAAATAAATACGCAGGTATTTACTGATCCAGATGCTGTTGCCAGCAACTATCGCTTGGCTGCTGGTTTTTTAAAGCAACATCATCCTGATTATCTGTTTGTAGCACCTTTGCGTACCGTTGATGAAAAAGAATATTGCATCTGGAATGGTGAATATTGGCGGCTTCTGCCTTATATCCCCCATACCGTTGCACTGGATGCAGTTACTGCGCCTGAACAAGCTTATGAAGCAGCCCGCCAGTTTGGCCGGCTTACGCGCTACCTGCAAGGTGCACCCTTGCATCAGTTTCAGATCGTGATTCCCAATTTTCATAATTTAACCCTGCGATACAGCCAGCTGCAGGAAGCCATCCGCAATGCACGTGAAGAACGACGCGAATATGCTGAAGAACTGATTGAAGGTTTTCTGGATTATTCTTCCATTGCCATTCATTTTGAAGAAATCAAAACGGAAAAATCTTTCCCTGATCGCATCGTACATCATGATGCCAAGATGAACAATGTATTGCTCGATGAAAAAACATTCAAGGGTGTATGTGTTATTGATCTGGATACACTGATGCCCGGTAAAATTATTTCTGATCTGGGTGATATGATACGCACCTATGTAAGTCCGGCATCAGAAGAAGAGCGTGATTTCAGCAAGATTGAAATTCGCACGCAATATTTTGATGCTTTGATCCAGGGATATCTCGATGAACTGAGGAGTTTGCTGACACCTGTGGAAAAACAATCTTTGTTTTATGCAGGTTTGTTTATGACCTACATGCAGGGCATCCGTTTTCTTACCGACTTTTTAAATGAAGACGTTTATTATCCCATTCAATATCCTGAACATAATTTTATCGGGCCAAAAATCAATTCGTTTTGCTACAGCAACTCATGGCCCGACAGGATGAATTGA
- a CDS encoding sugar phosphate nucleotidyltransferase, whose product MSKPTLLILAAGIASRYGSMKQIQQFGPGGETIMEYSIYDAIRAGFGKVVFIIRRDFEEAFKSIFEPKLKDRIPTAYVYQDMDAFLPEGFHLQVERAKPWGTAHAVLCAKDAIHEPFAVINADDYYGREAFEKMAAFLQQECSPRRFAVLGYELGNTLSDYGSVSRGVCEVDAQGNLKRIQERTKVYRQDGQIVYEEDGKTFPLSAHTPVSMNFWGFDPAFFNVAEPLFHQFVYAHASDPKVEFLIPAVVDHFIQQGMGTVKVIPTASPWFGVTYKEDAPMVIAGFKKLVDEGVYPSFLWKT is encoded by the coding sequence ATGTCGAAACCAACTTTACTGATATTGGCAGCAGGTATCGCCAGTCGTTACGGAAGTATGAAACAGATTCAGCAATTTGGTCCCGGCGGAGAAACCATCATGGAATATTCCATTTATGACGCTATCCGCGCTGGATTCGGGAAAGTGGTATTTATCATCCGAAGGGATTTTGAAGAAGCATTTAAAAGCATTTTCGAACCCAAACTAAAAGATCGCATTCCTACTGCATACGTATATCAGGACATGGATGCTTTTCTACCCGAAGGATTCCACCTTCAGGTGGAACGTGCCAAGCCGTGGGGCACAGCACATGCCGTATTGTGCGCAAAAGATGCTATCCATGAACCTTTTGCTGTGATCAATGCCGATGATTATTATGGTCGTGAGGCTTTTGAAAAAATGGCTGCATTTTTACAACAGGAATGCAGCCCCCGTCGCTTTGCTGTGCTGGGTTATGAGCTGGGAAATACACTTTCAGATTATGGCTCTGTTTCGCGTGGTGTATGTGAGGTAGATGCGCAGGGCAATCTGAAACGTATTCAGGAACGCACCAAGGTTTACCGACAGGATGGGCAGATTGTATATGAAGAAGACGGAAAAACGTTTCCCTTGTCGGCTCATACACCTGTATCCATGAATTTCTGGGGCTTTGATCCGGCTTTTTTCAATGTAGCAGAACCTTTATTCCATCAGTTTGTTTATGCTCATGCCAGCGATCCCAAGGTTGAATTTCTGATTCCTGCTGTTGTAGATCATTTCATTCAGCAGGGGATGGGTACAGTAAAGGTGATTCCTACTGCCTCGCCCTGGTTTGGTGTTACCTACAAGGAAGATGCGCCCATGGTGATCGCCGGATTTAAAAAGCTGGTGGATGAAGGGGTGTATCCATCATTTCTATGGAAAACATAA
- a CDS encoding beta-N-acetylhexosaminidase: MKHLLLLTTCFMLACISGFGQHALASEQSNPSLREIEIVPAPVSVKQETGSLTFTPQSLIYAPDAEAQHIAALLNQTLKQRYGFSLHLTQSATAATLQLLLKPGSTPHEGYNLQVNNRQIRISAGDGAGLFYGVQTLLQLFPTTKISQWKIPAVEIVDSPRFHYRGMHLDCGRHFFPVSFIKSYLDWMARYKLNTFHWHLTEDQGWRIQIPQYPKLTEVGAYRKQTVIGHNSGIFDGQPYGGYYTDEEIKEIVAYAAARYITVIPEIEMPGHAQAALASYPWLGCRGFGPSYDVWTQWGVSPNVFCAGNDSTFMFLENVLTRVMQLFPSHYIHIGGDECPKDHWKQCPLCQQRMKALGLKNEEELQSYFIQRIEKFLNAHGRDIIGWDEILEGGLAPRATVMSWRGEQGGIAAAKQHHNVIMTPGEWLYFDHGQGNPTYEPLNIGGYLPLWKVYGYNPVPASLSPDEQHYIIGMQANLWTEYIPNTREAEYMVFPRMLALAEAAWTPLARKNYQDFLSRLPAQLYWLDRTGVHFRIPEPIGLQDSTLQTDSLTIDLKPILPGAKIYYTLDGSNPTPTSPLFEKPFTLYLPAGKSLTLRCIEVTPSGNISVPYSAVYQHAAAQGNSGKMSAPAIQPKPAGDEVAATAP; encoded by the coding sequence ATGAAACATTTACTCCTGCTCACTACCTGCTTTATGCTCGCATGTATTTCAGGCTTTGGTCAGCATGCGCTGGCTTCTGAGCAGAGCAATCCTTCTCTGAGAGAGATTGAAATTGTTCCGGCGCCCGTATCTGTAAAACAGGAAACAGGTTCGTTGACATTCACCCCTCAAAGCCTTATCTATGCACCGGATGCCGAAGCTCAGCATATTGCAGCTTTGCTGAATCAGACATTGAAGCAGCGCTATGGTTTTAGCCTGCATCTCACGCAATCAGCCACAGCCGCTACTTTACAGCTGCTATTGAAACCTGGAAGCACTCCTCATGAAGGATATAACCTGCAGGTAAATAACCGGCAAATCCGCATCAGCGCAGGTGATGGTGCCGGTTTATTTTATGGTGTGCAAACCTTATTGCAACTTTTCCCCACAACCAAAATCAGCCAATGGAAAATTCCTGCAGTGGAAATTGTGGACAGCCCGCGATTTCATTACCGTGGTATGCATCTGGACTGCGGCCGTCATTTTTTCCCGGTATCTTTTATCAAGAGCTATCTGGACTGGATGGCGCGCTATAAGCTAAACACTTTTCACTGGCATCTGACCGAAGATCAGGGCTGGCGGATTCAGATTCCCCAATATCCCAAACTCACGGAAGTAGGGGCTTACCGCAAACAAACTGTTATCGGCCATAACTCCGGCATTTTTGACGGGCAGCCCTATGGCGGGTATTATACCGATGAAGAAATCAAAGAAATTGTCGCATACGCGGCAGCTCGTTATATTACCGTAATTCCTGAAATTGAAATGCCCGGACATGCACAGGCAGCACTGGCTTCTTACCCCTGGCTGGGCTGCAGAGGCTTTGGCCCGAGCTATGATGTGTGGACGCAATGGGGTGTATCGCCCAATGTTTTCTGCGCCGGAAACGATAGCACATTTATGTTTCTGGAAAATGTGCTGACACGCGTTATGCAACTTTTCCCCAGCCATTACATCCATATCGGAGGCGATGAATGCCCCAAAGATCATTGGAAGCAATGTCCGCTTTGCCAGCAACGGATGAAGGCGTTGGGGTTAAAGAACGAAGAAGAACTGCAGAGCTATTTCATCCAGCGCATCGAGAAATTTTTAAACGCACATGGCAGGGATATTATTGGCTGGGATGAAATTCTGGAAGGAGGCCTGGCGCCCCGCGCTACCGTAATGAGCTGGAGAGGCGAACAGGGCGGTATTGCAGCAGCCAAACAACATCATAATGTAATCATGACGCCGGGTGAATGGTTGTATTTCGACCACGGACAGGGTAATCCGACCTACGAGCCGCTGAATATCGGTGGATATCTGCCTCTCTGGAAAGTATATGGCTATAATCCTGTACCAGCAAGCCTTTCCCCGGATGAACAACATTACATCATCGGCATGCAAGCCAATCTTTGGACTGAATACATTCCAAATACCAGGGAAGCCGAGTATATGGTCTTCCCCCGGATGCTGGCACTTGCAGAAGCTGCCTGGACGCCACTTGCCAGGAAAAATTATCAGGACTTCCTCAGCCGCCTGCCTGCTCAGCTTTACTGGCTGGATCGGACTGGTGTGCATTTCCGCATCCCGGAACCCATCGGCCTGCAGGATAGTACCCTGCAAACCGATAGCTTGACGATTGATTTGAAACCCATTTTGCCAGGCGCTAAAATCTATTATACCCTGGATGGAAGCAATCCAACACCCACATCTCCGTTATTTGAAAAGCCCTTCACACTCTACCTGCCTGCCGGAAAATCACTCACGCTGCGGTGCATAGAAGTCACACCATCGGGCAATATCAGTGTGCCCTATAGTGCCGTGTACCAGCATGCAGCCGCACAAGGGAATTCCGGTAAAATGTCGGCACCAGCCATACAGCCAAAGCCTGCTGGGGATGAGGTTGCAGCCACGGCTCCCTAA
- the trxB gene encoding thioredoxin-disulfide reductase — MAAEHVKLLIIGSGPAGYTAAIYAARANLNPVLYQGLQPGGQLTITTEVENYPGYPDGVQGPEMMQDFEKQARRMGADIRFGIVTAADLSKRPFRVVVDEDKEITADALIIATGASAKWLGLESEQRLNGRGVSACAVCDGFFFRGKEVAIVGGGDTACEEALYLSKLCTRVHMLVRRDQMRASQIMQERVKHTPNIQIYWNTQTVDILGEDKVEGVKIKNTVTGEERVIPVSAFFVAIGHQPNSQLFAGQLDMDENGYIRTRPGSTYTSVEGVFACGDVQDKIYRQAVTAAGSGCMAALDAERYLSAQEHARRKEAGSVVS; from the coding sequence ATGGCAGCAGAACATGTAAAACTACTCATTATCGGTTCAGGTCCGGCAGGCTATACGGCCGCCATCTATGCCGCTCGTGCTAACCTGAATCCCGTACTGTATCAGGGTCTTCAGCCCGGGGGACAGCTTACGATTACGACGGAGGTTGAGAATTATCCGGGTTATCCCGATGGTGTGCAGGGGCCGGAAATGATGCAGGATTTTGAAAAACAGGCGCGTCGCATGGGTGCCGATATCCGCTTCGGGATAGTTACCGCCGCCGATCTTTCGAAGCGACCGTTTCGGGTGGTTGTGGATGAAGACAAGGAAATAACAGCCGATGCCCTGATCATTGCTACGGGAGCATCGGCCAAATGGCTGGGACTGGAATCGGAGCAACGGCTAAACGGAAGAGGCGTTTCCGCTTGTGCAGTTTGTGATGGTTTCTTTTTCCGGGGTAAAGAAGTAGCCATTGTGGGGGGAGGAGATACAGCCTGTGAAGAAGCCCTGTATCTCTCCAAGTTATGCACCCGAGTACATATGCTTGTCAGGCGTGATCAGATGCGGGCTTCACAGATCATGCAAGAAAGGGTAAAACATACGCCCAATATCCAGATTTACTGGAATACACAGACGGTTGATATCCTGGGTGAAGACAAGGTAGAAGGGGTAAAGATAAAAAACACTGTTACCGGTGAGGAAAGGGTGATTCCTGTGTCGGCCTTTTTTGTGGCTATCGGCCACCAGCCTAATTCCCAGCTGTTTGCCGGCCAGCTGGATATGGATGAGAATGGATACATCCGCACCAGACCCGGGAGTACCTATACCAGCGTGGAAGGGGTTTTTGCCTGTGGCGACGTGCAGGATAAAATCTACCGGCAGGCTGTAACAGCGGCAGGCAGTGGTTGTATGGCCGCGCTGGATGCGGAACGATATTTATCGGCTCAGGAACATGCCCGGCGTAAGGAAGCAGGTTCAGTGGTTTCTTAA
- a CDS encoding DUF4249 family protein — protein sequence MKGAWQIGTLLAAGFMISSPGCEKNIHIQVASPAQELVVEGYIESYQQPVVVLTHSLSYFSRLDTSVLSSLFVHDAQIWVTDEQLHDSILLEEKAHDTTGGMLFYDYRPPQGGHLVGLPGHAYDLHIQVNGKQYFARTTIPSTGIELDSLYYLLVKPTREHPDTDRVVLFGRFYDPPQLGNYARYFTKVNSEPFYPGYRSVADDEVVNGTVFDFQLDRGVDKNQPIDPATYGTFRLGDTITVKFCDIDKATYDFWRTWEYAFTTNGNPFSVPIQILGNVPGALGYWGGYRVMYKSIYIPK from the coding sequence ATGAAAGGAGCTTGGCAGATAGGGACCTTGCTAGCAGCCGGTTTTATGATAAGCAGCCCTGGATGTGAAAAAAATATCCATATCCAGGTGGCTTCCCCGGCCCAGGAATTGGTGGTAGAAGGTTATATTGAAAGTTATCAACAGCCCGTGGTCGTCCTTACCCACAGCCTGAGTTATTTTTCGAGACTGGATACATCTGTGCTGTCAAGCCTGTTTGTACATGATGCACAAATTTGGGTAACAGATGAGCAACTGCATGATAGCATTTTGCTGGAAGAGAAAGCCCATGATACCACAGGTGGTATGTTATTTTACGATTACCGCCCACCACAGGGTGGGCATCTTGTGGGTTTGCCTGGCCATGCCTATGATTTGCATATACAGGTAAACGGAAAGCAGTATTTTGCTCGGACTACCATTCCTTCAACCGGAATTGAGCTAGATTCGCTGTATTATTTGCTGGTGAAGCCTACCCGCGAACACCCGGATACGGATCGGGTAGTGCTGTTTGGCCGGTTTTACGATCCTCCCCAGCTGGGAAATTATGCCCGATATTTTACAAAGGTCAACAGTGAACCTTTTTATCCGGGGTATCGTTCCGTTGCAGATGATGAAGTGGTTAATGGGACGGTATTTGATTTTCAGTTGGACCGGGGAGTTGATAAAAATCAGCCCATCGATCCGGCAACCTATGGTACTTTCCGGCTGGGTGACACGATAACCGTAAAATTTTGCGATATTGACAAAGCTACCTATGATTTCTGGCGCACATGGGAATATGCTTTTACAACCAATGGCAATCCCTTTTCAGTGCCTATTCAGATATTGGGTAATGTTCCCGGTGCATTGGGCTACTGGGGTGGTTATCGGGTGATGTATAAATCCATTTATATTCCGAAATAA
- a CDS encoding sigma-70 family RNA polymerase sigma factor: protein MRQLKIATQITNRDSQAVEKYLQEISKIPLLTPEEETVLAQRIKMGDQKALERLTTGNLRFVVSVAKQYQHQGLSLSDLINEGNLGLIKAAQRFDETKGFKFISYAVWWIRQSILQALAEQGRLVRLPQNKIGTYNKATKAYTAFEQENEREPSPEELAEILQMSETEINNIISSNTRHTSLDAPVHEAEDVAMGDLLESSDQTDEEVMRESLREEIRRVLKSLSPREAEIVTAYFGLDGENGVTIEQIGQKYDLTKERIRQIKERAIKRLQKARYSNALKAYLG, encoded by the coding sequence ATGAGGCAGCTTAAAATTGCCACACAAATTACCAACAGGGATTCTCAGGCGGTTGAAAAGTACTTGCAGGAAATCTCAAAGATTCCGTTGCTGACGCCGGAAGAAGAAACAGTGCTGGCGCAGCGCATCAAGATGGGAGATCAGAAAGCCCTGGAACGCCTGACGACCGGTAACCTGCGTTTTGTGGTATCGGTAGCCAAGCAATACCAGCATCAGGGTTTGAGCTTAAGTGATTTGATTAATGAGGGAAATCTGGGGTTGATCAAAGCCGCCCAGCGGTTTGATGAGACCAAGGGTTTCAAGTTCATTTCCTACGCTGTATGGTGGATCCGTCAGTCTATTCTGCAGGCATTGGCTGAGCAGGGCCGGTTGGTGCGTTTGCCGCAGAACAAGATTGGCACTTATAACAAAGCCACAAAGGCTTATACCGCATTTGAACAGGAAAACGAACGCGAACCTTCGCCCGAAGAATTAGCTGAAATCCTGCAGATGTCGGAAACTGAAATCAATAATATCATCAGCAGCAATACACGCCATACCAGCCTGGATGCTCCTGTGCATGAAGCTGAAGATGTGGCTATGGGTGATTTGCTGGAAAGCAGTGACCAGACTGATGAAGAAGTTATGCGCGAGTCCCTGCGCGAAGAAATCCGCCGGGTACTGAAATCGCTCTCGCCGCGTGAAGCTGAAATCGTAACGGCTTATTTTGGTCTGGACGGTGAAAATGGAGTCACCATCGAACAAATCGGCCAGAAATATGATTTAACGAAGGAAAGAATCCGCCAGATCAAAGAAAGGGCTATCAAACGCCTGCAAAAAGCCCGTTACAGCAATGCATTGAAAGCTTATCTGGGTTAA
- the ltaE gene encoding low-specificity L-threonine aldolase, whose amino-acid sequence MVDFRSDTVTRPVPGMLEAMMKAEVGDDVWGEDPTVKKLEDQMAELFGKEAGLFCPSGTMTNQIAVKIHTQPGDEVICSELAHVYQYEAGGMAFHSGVQAHLLPGNRGLITAEQIRDAIQPDDIHKPPSRLVCIENTVNRGGGCCYDLEELKRIHQLCRERGLALHLDGARLFHALIARREQPEQYGALFDTISICLSKGLGCPVGSVLIGSRALIQQARRIRKLMGGGMRQAGFLAAAGLYALEHHIERLVEDHIHAQKLAGVLANHPAVEALLPVETNIVIFDLKPPYTAESFAAYMRNHQILVHPIGPRSIRMVTHLDIHADMIDYTLQVLRAFPEATRLADPPVSSA is encoded by the coding sequence ATGGTTGATTTCAGAAGCGATACGGTTACCCGGCCCGTACCCGGCATGCTGGAAGCCATGATGAAAGCCGAAGTGGGCGATGATGTGTGGGGAGAAGATCCAACCGTTAAGAAGCTGGAAGATCAGATGGCAGAGTTGTTTGGGAAGGAAGCCGGCTTGTTTTGTCCTTCGGGTACCATGACCAATCAGATTGCGGTGAAAATCCATACCCAACCCGGCGATGAGGTGATTTGCAGTGAGTTGGCACATGTGTATCAGTACGAGGCAGGCGGCATGGCTTTTCACTCGGGCGTGCAGGCGCATCTCCTCCCGGGGAACCGCGGCCTGATAACCGCTGAACAGATCCGGGATGCCATTCAGCCGGACGATATTCACAAACCACCTTCCCGGCTGGTGTGCATTGAAAATACGGTGAACCGGGGCGGGGGCTGCTGCTATGACCTGGAAGAGCTGAAGCGCATCCATCAGCTTTGCCGGGAACGCGGGCTTGCCCTTCACCTGGACGGTGCCCGTCTGTTCCATGCGCTGATAGCCCGCCGGGAGCAGCCAGAACAGTATGGAGCGTTGTTCGACACCATTTCCATTTGCCTGAGCAAGGGACTGGGCTGTCCGGTAGGTTCTGTATTGATTGGAAGCAGAGCTCTGATTCAACAAGCACGGCGTATCCGGAAGTTGATGGGTGGCGGCATGCGGCAGGCAGGATTTCTTGCGGCAGCCGGATTGTATGCCCTTGAGCATCATATTGAACGGCTGGTCGAAGACCATATCCATGCCCAAAAGCTGGCCGGTGTATTGGCCAACCATCCGGCAGTGGAGGCTTTGCTACCCGTGGAAACCAATATCGTGATTTTTGACCTGAAACCACCCTATACGGCTGAATCATTTGCTGCCTACATGCGTAATCATCAAATTTTAGTCCATCCTATCGGTCCCCGATCCATCCGCATGGTTACGCATCTGGATATTCATGCTGACATGATAGATTATACTCTGCAGGTGCTACGTGCTTTTCCGGAAGCTACCCGGCTGGCCGATCCACCTGTTTCAAGTGCATGA